CTGTCGAATTTTAAGGAGTTTACACACCTCTTTAAAAACGTTGCTTAAAAATTCCGTACCACAGTCTGTCACCAGACTTTGTGGTATTCCGTGTAAGCACACGAATTTGGTCACAAAATGTTGTGCTACCGTATTCGCTTCATGATTCTCCATGGGGGAAGCCCATGCGAATTTAGTGAGGTCATCTTGTAAAGTTAAGATGAAAGAATTTCCACTATGTGAACGAGGTAGTGGTCCTACGACATCTAGGAATATCTTTTCGAAGGCTCTGGTAGCTGTGCTGGTAATCACCATAGGCTCTTTTGGTGTTCTTGTCGCTGTTTTATTCTTTTGACAAtctggacatttttttatgaattgtttgATTTGTTTTCTCATGCCCTTCCAGTTATGTTCTTCATACATCTTATTGAACGTTCTAGTTAATCCATGATGTCCTCCTAGCGGGTTTTCATgcaattcttttattttctgtattttctGATCTTCTGTTAATTCATCTCTGGTGTAGATACAGACTTTGATGTTCGAATTTCCAAAGGTGTTTCGAAACATGTTTCGAATGATTTCCCATTGTAGTCCATCTGCTTCACTTCCAATCCTTGGACAAGCTagactgattatttttaattgcaaacACAATTCTTTAAGTTTCTGTAAACAACTATAGATTGCTTGATACGTCGACTTTTGCCAGTGATGCttttttgtcaataaataaaatattgttcgttgTTCTGACTGAATAACGGCTACATCAGTAACTGATTTTTGTTCTTTTCGCAATTGGTCCACCTGCCCGAATTTCCGTCTCATTTGAAGGGCGATACCTCGAGACATATTAAAATCAGCGGAAACGCAATGTGCTATTGATGTAGTAGGTTCTGAGTCGAAAATATTACCTGGTAACTCAATTACATTGGTAGTAGGTTTAGCttcggtatttaaaaaaaattggtattcaTCAGAAGGCTCTGTATTGCATAGAGGTTCTGAAGTGTTCGAGACTTCCGGTAAATCTACAATGTTTATTCTGTCGGAACCATTTGTAGACGTTACCCTATCTTCTAGTCTTGAAGGTTCTGACTTGATTTTGGATCTAGTCGTGACAGTTCTGATTCGACTTAATGCATCAGCGTTGGTGTTAGCAACACCTGGCTTATAGTGGATTTCATACTCATATTCTTCTAGTTTCAACCTCCATCGGATTAATCGGGACCCCGGGTCCTTTACGTTGAAAAGCCAGCTTAACGCTCGATGAtctgtaataattttgaatttctgaCCATATAGATACGGTCGGTATTGTTTGACTCCCCATACTATTGCACAAAGTTCCTTCtccgttgtattataattttgctcTGCTTTGTTTAGAGTGCGCGATGCATATGCAATTGGTAGATCTTTCCCAATTGGTCCTTGAGATAATATGCAGCCAATTGCAAAATTGCTGGCGTCACATGTGAGATTGAATGGTTGTTCAAAATCAGGGTATTGTAGGAGAGGTTCTTTGGTGAGAATAGCTTTTAATTTGTCAAACGATTCTTGGCAAAGATCCGACCAATAAAATGGAACATCCTTCTTTAATAACGACGTGAGCGGTTTTGCAATTTGTCCATAATTCGGAACGAAACGTCGGTAATAGCCTGACAGACCCAAGAATGATTTGATTTCCTTAGCACTTGTTGGCGTTGGAAATTTTACTACGCAATCAATCTTTTGTGGGTTAGGCCTTACTCCTTTGTCGGTTATAACATGTCCTAAATAGTTCACTTCTTTTCGCACGAATGAACATTTTGACGGTTGGAGTTTGAGGTTTGCTTCTCGTAATCTGGCGAATACTTCTTTTAATTTCCTTGAATGATCTTCAAGGTCTAGGGCATAAATAATGATGTCGTCCAAATACACAAATGCTTTGATCCCATTCAATCCCGTTAATACGGAATTCATTAGACGTTGGAAAGTGGCTGGAGCTCCCTTCAACCCGAATGGAACTCTTAAAAATTCGAAATGACCTTTGTCCGTAGAAAAGGCGGTTTTATTGCAATGATCTGGGTGCATTTTGACTTGATGGTACCCTTGGGCCAAATCCAACGTAGTGTAGTACTTGGATTTTCCCAATTGGTCCAGAATTTCTGTAATGTTCGGTAGAGGATACGCGTCTCCTGTTGATATCTGGTTTAACTTTCTGAAGTCCACGCACACGCGATACTTCACGACTCCGTTTTCATCAGGCTTCTTGGGAACTACGAGTAATGGCGCATTCCAAGGGCTTTTGCTCGGGGCAATAATGTTGTCCTCCTCAAGTTTCTGAATTTGTCTGTCAATTTCTTGTCTATGCTTAAAAGGCAACCGATATGGACGTACATTAATCGGTTTTGCAGCCTCACTTGTTTTGATCTCATGATAAATCTGGTCAGTGCAAGATAGTTTATCTCCGTCTAGATGGAAGATATTTGAGTATTCCTCACATATTGGCATAAGAGATTCTCTTTCTTCTTGGTTTAGAtgatccaaatttaatttttcccttAGGGTTCCTAAACGGCCTTGTCCGCTGATCTTTTCTGGTATGTTCTGAGTTGCATAAACATTAACTTCATCAAACTTATAGATAGTAATTGATTTCGTTTGTGCTTGGGTAAGTTCCACTGAAGATTCCGTGGGATTAATCACCGCTATGAGTATCTGATTCTGGTGCACTTGGTTAATCGTATTACTACATAGGATATTCTCTGAAACCTTTTGAGCTGGGATTAAAAGTGTTTCACCCTCTTGATATTCTGTGATAGGTATTGCGATTAAAGTTTCTGTTCGAGCTTGGATTTTCATGTTATCGGTATCTGGTACTATTAATTCGttagtttgataattaataatcgtatgGTTCCCTATTATAAAGGGTTTTCCTAAAATTCCATCTTGTGTAATGGGAAAGTTGGAATGTACTAATTGAAATTCTACTTGCATCATACGCTCGCCAATTTGAATACTTATAGTTGTCCGTCCTAATGTTGGGACTAACTGTTCGTTGATGCCCTTTAAATAGTAAATGGTATCTTCGTATACCATTACCTGATCCAAAagtgaacaaattttaattagattgAGATCACTTCCTGAATCCAGTAAAAATTTAGCATTGGGGTTAGTTGTCTGAGAGGTTCTGCATGTAAAAGTATTATCTGTTAAATTTGACTTCAATGTGAAGATTCTGGAAATGATATGGCGGCGCTTTTTATGCTCCCTACCGGACGTCCGCCGGAAGCGCCCGGTTGATTTTGGTTTTCCGAAGCCTCTGCTTGAGCTGCTTCATTCCTTTTCCcggtaacatattttaatttccggCATACATCTTTTGTGTGCCCCGGTTTTTTGCAGTACTGGCACGTGATAGTGTTCACTGTAGCTTTGGAGGTTCCGTGTGGCGTGCTGGAattttttgattgatttgtGTTGTTACCTCGGTTGGATCTACAATCGCGGGCCCAATGTCCTGGTTTATTGCAAATGTTGCAAGAACCATTTGGCTTTTTCGTTGCCACCGAGTTTCCTTTGTACAGTTTCTTGGATTCTTCGGATGACATCCTAATCCGTTCTTCCTCTCGGGCGGCTTGTATTGCCTTATCTAAAGTAAGCGGGTTTCTCGCCTTAATGTAGTCCTTTAGGTTCCCCAAGCCTTCCATAAAGACTTGAATTACCTGTCTCTTAATAGAAATTTCCATCGCTTGAGCAATTTCTGGTGAAAAGTCTGCAGTTTCCTGTTCAATGATAAGATTTTGTAAAGCTTCTACTCTCATGGAGTAGGTCAGAATATCTTcaccatttttttgtttgatggcgtacaattctaaaaatagatgtTGTGTGGTTCGCTGGGGTTCTAGACTTGTTTTAAGTGTTTCTCGTAATTCTTCCCATGTGTCGAATGTTTTAAACTTTGTTACCTGCCTCGCTTTCCCGGTTAACCTGGTTTGGATTGCCTGAAGCAGTCGTGGAATTGCCGGTTCCACTACACATGACACAACAAATTCGCATTTTTCAAGGAAAATCTCTAAATTTTCGGTGTCTTTTCCATCAAATGACTTTGGTAGTAGCCTAATCGCATCTTGAAGTcctatttgattatttgatatCGATTCTCCATGTCTCGAACTGGTGCTATCTCTTGTCTTCATGATTTCCTGAATCTTTAGATCAATTAATTGGCTTAAATCTGGATTATTTGAAATGTCTGTTGTCAACTGTGGTCCTAGTGCACCACTCTCTGTTGGTTGATCTTTATCTCCCATTATTTCCAAtggtttttgatttacaaaaagCTTAATTCCTTGGTTTGTCGATTCAACTGTGTCGCTTGAAGACCAGTCTAATAGTTTTTCTTGATTGGTCTGTAGAATTTTTGTGTTTTgggaattttctgaattttctgttGAAGTGGTTTCGAAGGCGACGTGAATTAAACTTTTGTCTATTTTTCTAAGTTCTTCGTTAACTTCGGTTAAAAGATTATTTGTTGCTACAGACAAATCCGCCTCCTTAATAAGTAAATGGTCGACGGAAAGTTCGTGTATTTGACGCTCGGAATTTGGATTGTCGGGATTGGAGCACCTTACAGGTAAACTTACTCTTGGTGTAGGGGTAGGGGTATCAATAACGGACGTGTTAGCCCCCTTGGTGGTTGAATCCTCCCCCGAATTTGCGCTCATTAAAGTTTGCCTAAGagtttcctaaaatgtttattctcTAATCGTAAagagatatataaaaaaaaagaattcggaATAAGAAACACTGAGAACATGTGTTTACAAAGAAATACCTTTTTTCTACCATAGGTTTATGTTAATatacgatgtataataatttattatcctatgtttgtaaaaaaaattatttaactataaacagAGCTGAAAACTTAATGCTAAATACTCACGACCACCACAATTGTTCGACTATAATGGATTGTAATGTTCAGTGTTCGTCTGCGTCTGGTCGTTGTGATTGATGCTGAATGCTCTGGTATATGACGTCGAATTGATCTCGGAACAATAACACGTCGAATATCCTCTTCGACACCTTAACCACTTCGGAACGATGTTCTACGCCCCGAAACTGCTGGCGCGGGgaccaataattaaatattgggTTTCGCTTTGATGATTAAATAACGTaaatatatcgttatattttgatatacattCGTTACGGCGGCGCTATCGTGTTTATAAACAACGAGGGCGGCGCGCGGCGGCTCTGATATCGTATTATCGTAACAGCTGTGTTGTCGTCGGTTTTCAaacgtcggcggcggcgacacGGATGTCGTCACAaccacgacggcggcggcaacacgTACGCCAGGCCCACACACACACGGCGGCTGCCTGTCgtcaattctttttttttctcgacGGCGTATGTATGTGTTACACCACGCCGGGAATTTGCTGATCGCGCGTTTATAGAGACTCGTTCACACGCAACCGTttgcatgtatatatacacaccatatagatgtatataaaatatataaaatattataaaataataatatcttatactatTAGTGTTACCTTACGCCACTTGTGTACAATGTTCTGTTTCGGATGGATACGCTTTTGTTCGTTTCCTtttcttctaatatattgttgaaagtCTAGTTCGGCTATTGCTCGTGGTAACGGGATACTGATATTTGTCGTGatcccaccgctgccaccaaaaATGTTACGGATCTCCCTGGAGGTCCgtgcacaaataaaaacaacgaacaCTTTCGAACTAATTACTACTCTctatatttaacttgaaaagaaaaacttacaatgcacttaatgaattatttaatgttttataaaaaatggtctgacaaatataatgttctggTGCGAATCACAATGTTCCGTATACTGCTCTGAAATGCCACTGGCACGGCTTGCTATACGAGCCGTGCCTGTAGCCAGCGCTTGCCTGGAATTGCTGTCGCAGCAATTCCAGACAGTCGccgtcgtacaatattatattatacactattatatatatatactaactaaTATAGCCAGGGGTTCTTAACAATAGAAAATGCGattataaacaaccagtgaaaatcgCATgcatatacgttcatttgtttttaagttacacctaaaaccaaaaccgattacgtcgaaaaacaattttgattaactattcccggttttccttaatttttgttgtttttctcagcacttttgaaaactattgagaatttgaCCTCCCGTATGCACAAACTAGATTTAGtttctcatcgaacaagatattgttgaagaaaatcaaaacagatttactgccccaaacggtaGTGACATAcatggaaataaaaaattaaaaaataaaaatattgaaacacacatcgttgtaaaatcaatacattcatcgctccgctcataatctaaaaaagtTGAGCATAagtccacaatatttttttacgactgcatgaagttagaattttgacgaaattcatCAGTCTTGAAAATTTGCAAATGACTTTTTAGttggaaattaataaaacattttcaaatgtttgaatgttttgattaaaagaaaataaaaagaaaatcacgaataattgcaaattatactgtagttaaaaatgtataaaatgaattttttttagctaaagattgaaaaatttaaacataatttgaaCGAATTTGAGAACATACCAGTGTATTTAGCCATGCCATAGACCATAGACCTATTAACAGACAAAAATTCACCGTCGTCACATCGAATACttcaaagaaaatataaaagtatcgTTAGTCGCTTTAATATTAAGTTCAAGTGTTGCTGATGCGTTGACATACTGTTCTAAGTCACTTAAATTACCAGAATTTGGAAATTGTGAAGCTATTATTGAGTTTTGtagaaatatgaataatatttttgatttcttgAACACAATACATTTTCTAAGTAAGTTACCGTATAAAAGACCAttgtctgaaaaaaaatattgaacattgtaAGAGTTTTATAGATTTCTGTATGagttatataaatagtttaaaagatAAAGACCATATACCAAAAACTAAAAGTATTAGGAAGACAAGATTTAATGGACTTATTTATATGCTTCAAAAGTGTTAAACAGCTGTTGATAGATGTAGTATTTGTGATAATGATTTCAGCCATtgtctaaatatataataattataaaagattcagtgtaataaataataacagtattaaGTGGTAAAATGAAATTTCTCTTAACATACAAACTATCACAAGATCATTTAGAACTATTGTTTTCCAGAATACGAGCTCGTAGTGGTTTTAGCAATAATCCTACTGCTTGGCAAGTTGAAGCAACCATGAAACGAATATTAATTCGTTCTGAAATTATGATATCATCTGGTGCTAATTGTTTGTCACAAGATACTACAACCACATTATTTGTATCGAGTAACATAAAGaaacagaattaaattaaaaatgagtacattgatatattatgtacctactcaaAGTGACGATTACGTATCTAATGACGatgatttagttttaaataatttactatatacaaTTGCACGTGATGTTGTTGAATATATATCTGGTTTTATTGTTaggaaaattaaacaaattataaattgcaataTATATGAAAGTGAACTCTCTGCAAATTATTCCAGTtcattaattgatataaaattcagaggtttttcaataaaaccctccaaaaatgttttacaaatgGCCATGAAAGCTGAATTAGTTTTTATGAATCTAATACACCAAAATTGCAATCCTAttccattattaataataaaggcTTCTAGTCAACTCCAAATAAATGCGTTGTTCCCTTCTTTAAATGAACATATTCTAAATCAATCTCCTATTCACAATCGTCTACttcaattaatcaaaaatattctaaaattatactttataatccGGCTGCAtcactataataaaaatgtatcacaacCAAATCAAAGAATTAGATCTGTACTCACTAAAGCTGTCCACTTTAAAAACCAGTAAAaccttttttctgtttaaatgtattcatgttgtaactatattaaaagtatcaattaataaaataatgaaaaattaaaaatgtgtttttattatttgtgcttGTACGtttctaaaattgtataataaagcGGGGTTAAAAACCTATGGAagaaagttaaaaacaataattttttcttcCGCGAAGACTAGTTTATGTTGCGGACACTATTATGTAGGCAGGGGGGTAAGGTCCAATAGTCCATCTATTAATAGGTCTATGATACATACCTATCCATTATgaatgtaaaactaaaaatataaattgaatgcaTACAAATTAGTTTCAATTATTAGAACTATAGACTAGTGATGGGAACAATCGAGTGATTTCGACAATCGAGAAGTTAGTAATCGAGAGATTCACTCGAAAAAATCTCTCGGTCAATTTAGTATTTCATTAATTCATTAGACTCACTACTCACTACTCAGTACTCTGATACGATGTAGAATGTAGAAACTAGCAACTGGCACGTGCATATCAGACCAAATGAaggaaagaaaataaaaataaacaattaatatccacaatctagataatagatattatgtatgtatatagacatatagtatattatttatattttattgtatctacataatattattatttcgttattcAATgcgtatattctattattataaacgcgTGTACCCATGCCCCATGTATATTGTAAGGAATATCTTTATCCATAGACTAATTAATAGTATAGtgtgtaatttgtataaaatataaataatataattagttataatgtataatatgttagttcTCCTTCTCCGTACTATTTACTgctaatacttaatagttaatacatggTGTGTTGTGTTTCATATCGAGATATTACAAATCATTAAATACCATGAAAAACTGAATAGgaacaattataaattgatgTACTTAATGAATGATTTtgaattattctataataataataaatatttaaaaagtgagCGAGAAGTACGCAAAATTTAATCGAATAGGATAGGcattagtaaatataaatcttatactttattataataaataataaattaataacctagtaattactaattttaattcaactaaTTAAGGCAGGGGGGTAAGGAATCGCAGTCCAATAGTCCATCTATTAATAGGTCTATGATACATACCTATCCATTATGaatgtaaaagtaaaaatataaattgaatgcgtacaaattagtttcaattatttgaactatagactatagtaattattagtaatacagtAACTGGAATATACAGATTTAACATAGTAAAAACATGATTGTCCCTTAAATCTCTATCACAGAAAGACATagacaaaacaataaaatataataatattcatggcTAAATTTATTTAGCAGTGATAATAATCATACAGTAATCATCAATCATTGACGTagccaggggggggggggagtcaaTTGGGTCCAGACTAGTATAAAATAAGTCTCTACATTTAAATTGTGGTTTTATGTTTAACTCATCATTGaataggtcactgtaatagatatattacaatataattttaactcattgataaattattgcGTACAAAAAATAGTTCTGAATGTATCCACCGTTTTTGTGTCAGCTTCTATTTGTAAGGACACCTATTTTacactttatattaatattatacagaatgattCTTTTATCAAGCACTACTCAACTCGTTATTTCAACCACTCAGCTCATCAAAAagattaaatacttataacactctattaaaataattgtcctaaattcgatttttatgtgtTGAAATACTCACAACAATAATCTGTtcaagattaaataaaaactgtatgttatcattcaaaaatgtaaaacttaaGAAATCATAagggtaaaaaatatttgaaaatatagatatttttataaatgcggTCGACTAGAAaccatgtaatttttttttcaaaacaccatactttttgaaattatgAGGAAAAGAATCACCACTATATTActactattttgaatttctttttGTAATTCGGTGGGTTCTacacatttttcattataatatcacatataatatattacttatgtcataattattatatcccatcaaatattatttttattaacttacaaGTACATGCACCGTAGAATAGGTTTGTTGTATAGATATCTTGAAAccaatataaatacttttaaattatttcatttagtaTAGAAActgataatttaagtaataatagtaattgtgGAGTGTTTGAAGTTTCTAATATTAAtgcacattttattaaaaaaaaatcacgaaaaatgatacctaataaaaataataaaaaaaaatatttataagaaatcttgtattacatttccaaGTCTAAAGACACACAtcaacatcattgtaaaatgtaaaaccaaTTGATATGCTCAGAATAGATAAATGTGTTATTTTACTCATTTGCCatactacattattttttattctatttggtgaaatgagtaattttaaaacacttaaactattattttaacataccaaatataaaaacctacagtgccctccccctccccccactaccgacttaataacctacagtaaaaactaaaaatagctaatggcctcagctgccaagctcaagatcaataaaaaaaaaaaaactattatttaaaatttttaattctcaaaatgttgaatattgatcaaatgtttattattgataattatataaaactttgAGCAACATAGTAATACAATAAACAtgcgaaaaatacaaaataacatttttaataaaatattttagttgttatgacaaaaatcaaaaattaagtagAAGTTTATGATAAAATCTAATCAGTCAAAAATAACTAAGAATAAATTACCAtcataaataacattttgatgattttgtATTCTGAGTCTgggtatatttttacatttctgCGTTGTTGCAAATACTATGACACAGCGGGCATTCATCCTAAGCCACAAAAtagaataacaattaattagtaaaattatgttcaatttaagtaagaaaacaataaatttctaggtaaatgaataaataagtaCTAAAATTTCTTGagcaaaatgttttgaaattttcttatcaattattattattctctgtTTGAATATACCGACAATCTAGGTGACTTGAAacagtttcattttttattaatcatatcaatgtaataactacataatattaatttccaaGACTTAGTAATAAGTAAACTATTCTTGGATTAAAATGTTCTTTGTGTCATTGCGATTCAAAATATTCTTATCAATCAGTCAATTTtatgtaacaaataaaaaaaaatatagtaataatctattattaaaatgttggcctttttttttatcttcttttgatattttttcaaatgaatattatattgtttcaagtCACTTgagtattttaattgaaaatgaaGTTGGTTTTAAATAAGTGTTTAAAGTCACCCAAAATGTCGAATGACTTGAAAcaacagattttttattttttttttgcgtatcaactatcatttttttaaatttatttagcaAAGTATCAAGCTGCTCTTCTGCTTGAGAcctctacaatttttttcagcTCAGAATATAGATAAAGAATGTCAAAATTGTTTGACTCCCAGATTGacggtaattttatttgttaggtcaCATTAGGGTTTTCTTACATTCAAACAATAATCTAAGATCAACTTATTTTACAATTGACAAAttagttttagtaaaaaaaatatttaatatttatttacccgTAAATAGGTCCATTTACGCAGACATTCACTGTGGAAATAATGATTGCAATTAGTTATTTTTGCTGATCTCATTTCTTGATAACATATGGCACAAATATCATCAAATTCAGACAATTGAACACTAGTTGCATCTGGTAATGATTCAACTTTTTTCATAGCCGTACGACGTTTAATGAATATTCTCCATCCTTTTTTGACGAGACACATTTTGAAATATGCTTGGGAACAGATCACAATTGCGCGGATTACACCACCAGATACAAAAATccaattataaatatcattcaGAGAAAGGAAGATGCAAAAACAGAATtccaactaaaataaaaatgttaactaaaatacatttttaggatttttataataattatagactttTCTTACTATACTTCCAAATGATTTGATATAGTACACATAATCATCTATATTCTCCGAATATGTTGAGCTATTGgaatcaattaacaataatgaatAGACAGCTAACGACACCAATACTTTTAAAagagataaaatattcaaaacagaAACTGCTAGTAACCAATGACTAACTGAAACGTACGTtaccccagccccccccccccccccccaatttgacattaacaattttttttgcgccaataattagtactcgattcctgtggattcctgagcacacttttataattcctgctctgacggttttcccggaaagtcaaattttcCTCGGGTGGGGCCGGAGTAACGTTACTCCAGCCCCGCCCAGctttcaaatttaacttttcccaattttttttgCGCCAATAATTAGTACTCGATTCCTGTGGATTCCTGACCACACTTTTATAATGACTCATAGttattagtactaatttttatattctgtggtactaagcattAAGCaataggccatattgcttagtaccacataGGCCTATGTTGAtggggcttgagtccccccaaaattttttgtcaatttgcgcctatggttaGTAGTCTAGCCGCAACGTGAGAATGTGCGGGTTTCACTTATCACAAGTTCGTTTCGTATtctgtatatcttaattcgtggtacACACACACCGTATACACGCACTGTACGACGGCGTATGTGCAAGTGAGTATTACATATTTCAAAGGCCCTATATATAATATCCACAACCGAGGTCATGTTACATCCGTAAAGAGAGTGAGTCGTATACTGGTATAACtatatactaaattgtacacacgtgtcaaggttgactacttatattaattgtatatttcaacacaaggaataaaattctaaattgtacattgtacctattaatattgtGACTGCTCGATCATATTTGTCATGTTCTCGAGAGTCATGTTGCCGCCTCGAACATTTCACGGTCGCCAACCACGGACCGAGACCCGAAAGCCGGAGTgccgtggatttttttttaatatctaagaACGGGAATACATTTGACCCAGTTATAGGAAAGGTGACCCGACGGTGAAATAATAACATCTCAATTTggggaaatatatatatatatatataagtttatttgaacaaatttaGGATTTAAGTTGGTGTCGAGAAAGCCGAAGGCATAAAACTCGgtcaaagtaaattataaaaataataataataatgcattttaccaaataaaatataaacat
This genomic window from Metopolophium dirhodum isolate CAU chromosome 1, ASM1992520v1, whole genome shotgun sequence contains:
- the LOC132944804 gene encoding protein TRC8 homolog, with the protein product MCLVKKGWRIFIKRRTAMKKVESLPDATSVQLSEFDDICAICYQEMRSAKITNCNHYFHSECLRKWTYLRDECPLCHSICNNAEM